In Phenylobacterium zucineum HLK1, one DNA window encodes the following:
- a CDS encoding F0F1 ATP synthase subunit gamma: MASLKEMRNRIGSVKATQKITKAMQMVAAAKLRKAQDAAQNARPYAQRMASVIANLAAGVSGDGAPKLLAGTGSDRRHLVVVATSDRGLAGGFNSAIVRAARERINALSAEGKDVRVITIGRKARDQLRRLAGERLVATYEAGSNPSLAVAEEVSARIQEMFEAGEVDVVHLVFSSFKSVVTQQPTVRQLIPAEVAAGQAPLDLKGATYEYEPDEEQILETLLPRNVTTQLLSATLENQAGFYAAQMTAMDNATRNAGDMIASLTLQYNRSRQAQITKELIEIISGAEAL, from the coding sequence ATGGCCAGCCTCAAGGAGATGCGCAATCGGATCGGAAGCGTGAAGGCCACGCAGAAGATCACGAAGGCGATGCAGATGGTGGCGGCGGCGAAGCTGCGGAAGGCGCAGGACGCCGCGCAGAACGCGCGTCCGTACGCCCAGCGGATGGCCTCGGTCATCGCCAACCTCGCCGCCGGCGTGTCCGGCGACGGGGCGCCCAAGCTGCTGGCGGGCACCGGCTCGGACCGGCGCCACCTGGTGGTCGTGGCCACCTCGGACCGCGGCCTGGCCGGCGGCTTCAACTCGGCCATCGTCCGGGCGGCGCGCGAGCGCATCAACGCCCTGTCGGCCGAGGGCAAGGACGTCCGCGTCATCACCATCGGCCGCAAGGCCCGCGACCAGCTCCGCCGCCTGGCCGGCGAGCGCCTGGTCGCCACCTACGAGGCGGGCTCGAACCCCTCGCTGGCCGTCGCCGAGGAGGTTTCGGCCCGGATCCAGGAGATGTTCGAGGCGGGCGAGGTGGACGTGGTCCACCTGGTGTTCTCGAGCTTCAAGTCGGTGGTCACCCAGCAGCCGACCGTGCGCCAGCTGATCCCGGCCGAGGTGGCCGCCGGCCAGGCGCCGCTGGACCTGAAGGGCGCGACCTACGAGTACGAGCCCGACGAGGAGCAGATCCTGGAGACGCTGCTGCCGCGCAACGTCACCACCCAGCTGCTCTCGGCCACGCTGGAGAACCAGGCCGGGTTCTACGCCGCGCAGATGACGGCGATGGACAACGCGACCCGCAACGCCGGCGACATGATCGCCAGCCTCACCCTGCAATACAACCGTTCACGCCAGGCGCAGATCACCAAGGAGCTGATCGAGATCATCTCCGGCGCCGAAGCGCTCTAG